ATGCTTGGAACATTTCTTCATtgtgggggttggattagatgatccttggggttccccaTCTCCCGTTCGTTATGTGATACCTAGTGTCAGGCAGAAAACCCTTTTGTGACAAAAGTAGCACACAATTCTGTTGAGCAGGCTTTGGGGAAACTggatcttcagatgttgttggacttgcaGCTCCAATCAACAACTAGCTAACGTGGCTAATGGTTGGATATTATAGgatttgtagcccagcaacatctggagggccacaggttttccatccctgccttagaaatacattttttccatcagtaatcaagcttgttttctgatgGTGATGTAATCTTTCTCTCAGCAGCTCCAGTCAACCTAGCATGAGCTGTGATGGAGGCCAACCTGGATATAGCAGTCTACTGTCTCCTCCTGGTGTGAGTTATCTGCAGCACGGCAATTCCTCCGCTGGGCTCTCTCCTTCCTGGCTCTCCTCTGTCTCAGGGGTATCTGCCACCTCTCTCCTTCCGGGCTCCCTCTCTGTAGGGTGCGTGTCTCCTTTCTCTACTAATGCTTCTCTTCAAGAAGAGATTGGTAGCCCAAGCAAACGATGCACTATCTTGCACTGCTATGGGGTGTCCCAGGCCATATTTGTTGCTTTTTCAGTAACTGGGTATGTCCTTGTCAAAATCCCATGGGTTGGCTTACCTAGGTGCCTTCAGTTTGAAAGATTCAGCCCCTAACCTCAGGTGCAAGACATGGTGACATCGACTCTGAGGAAGTCTTCATTTTTCTACCTTGCATGGTACAGTTTTGAAAAATCCAGAGCATAATCTTGGCATTTGGTATAGCACATAGCGCTCCCACTAACAGTCCCAATACTGCCTTATGCTTTTGGAAGAGTTagaaaataaatgagaaaaaTGGATCTGTGACTCTTCAGCTCTTTAGAGAGCAAACTCTGGCCTAGGCTAGCTAGCTAGCCTGAGCCTAGCCCAGGCAAAGTGTGGAAGCCTAATGCAGAATACCAGGCCCTTAGCTGGAGGGAAGGGAGCAGCTGTGACTCAGTGAATACAATTTGGTGACCTACAAGGTATGTATGAAGCAGATCCCAGCAGCTGGGCCTGTGGCCAAATAATCTAGCAGTGAAAGCACTTGCTGCTTGTTCAGGGATGGGTGATGGTAATGATTAACTCCTTTTGCCtctcccagaggaggaggaggagggggggggaggaaggtcaTCAGCCTATTGTGTGATCTACTTAGCTTAGTTCTTCACTTTTCTGAAGGCCTAGTTGGAGAGGAGGCAAGGTCCTGGGGTGGGGCATACAGCCTTGTTACTGCAACACTTTGAACGATTTCTTcagcctctctttcccccttcctccattctttgaatttcctttccttctggcTTCCTTCGGGCAGAAATATTGTTGGGGAGGGTCTCGTGGGGTCTTGTAGTGAAACCAGAACTTCCAAGACATGAAGGACAATCTCTAAGGtctagaaaaagagggaagaGGTTAGGATTGGAGGAGACATCCTGTATTCTTTGGGGCTGGAGGGGACAGATTAGGATGCTCGGGAAGGTTCCAGGGAGGGAggaatcatatttttaaaacccaTTCTTCCCTTGTTTCTCTCCAGGTCTCTCTCCCCAAGACCTATCAACTCCTCACGAAGCTTTCTTCTCGAGTCACTCCTGGGTCCCCTGATGCCCCTGCTGAATCAGCCCAGTCCTCAGAGAGCCCACATTTTCCAGCAGATGTCCCAAGTGCTGAAGCTCAGCTTCCCCCAGGCTCTCCTGATGCACCTACTGAACCCCTCAGATCTCCTGTTAAGGTCTCCCTTGGTCATGCCCAGGCTCCAGGTTCCCCTCTTGCCCTATCTGATCCCTGCCCCCCAGGATCCCCCAGTGGTTTCCTAGGACACTCCTTGTCTTCAGGTCTTGGGGACCTTTCTGCAAGATGTGCTGGGCCATCTGCCAGTTTGACTCATCCTCCTGCTGAGCACAGCCTGGCACCCCCCTGTGGTCTCCGAGGAGTGTCGGAGTCCCCTGGCTCCCCGAGCACTCCTTCTGAGTACCTTGCTAGTTCTGATAAACCTCCTGGCTCTCCCTCTCATGCACAAGCCTCCCCCTTACTCTCCAGGGATAAGGATTCCCTCGACAATCAAGCACCAACATTACCATTTAAGGGTAAAGACCCCCAATTATCTCAACTGGTTCTACGGCGTGCCTCAGAAGGGGTGTTGCAACCACGGGGTAAAAAAATGGACAAGGAGGAGCTGGGAGGGTCTTTGGCTGTCTTGCCAAGAGGAGGGGACCCAGCTTTAGAGCAGGCTGCAGGGGGAGAGTCCAATTGGAGCTTGTCACAGTCCTTTGAATGGTCGTTCCCTAACCGGGCTCTTGAGTTTGGTGGAAGGAGACTGGGGTCTCCTCCAAGGTCTCCCATTGCGGAGGCTGATGATACTGGTCTCTTGGAGGCAGAATTGGATAGAGAGAGCCTCAGCCCCAAAGGGTCTTATAAGGAAAGAGGTTCAGAGGgccagagaggagaggagactgAGGCTTATGGGAGCTTATTCTGCCACAGCAATTCCAGGAGTTCCCCAGGGATCAGGAGAAAGGCTGAGGACCAGCTGGAGTCCCcttcagcccttgagatatcagCACCTGGAGGTCCCTCAACTCTGAGGGAGCCTATTAGCCCCAAGCTCAAGGGCCCTATAGCAGCAGCAGAGGTTGGTTGTCAAGAGGAGCATGATGGTTTCTTACCCTTTGTCCCAACCCCTGAGGAAGGGGCTTTAAGGGCAATGGAGCCATTGCCAAGTGTAGAGCAGGCTGCCCCTCCTGCAGAGCCTTGCATCTTATTCTCTGAAGATGTCCAGGTGCGGACAGCTGCTTCCTGCCAAGAAGATGATGGTGCTGTAGGTCTGGCACGTGAAGGCAAGTTGGGGGTTGCTGACCCTGAAAGGAGGGCTGACCCTGATCCAGGCTCACACTGGCTCGATGAACTGCTGGCATCTCCTCCGCCTAGTGCTGATGACATAAAGAAGAGAAGTACGCCCAAGTCAGAAGACCCTACAGGACCGGAGGTAAAGGAACTGTATTTAGTGCGGGGATGGGTGGTTGGCTGAAGACCACAAAACGGGTTGCAAGGAGACAGTTCTACTGGCTTCCTATTTCTAGTGCTTTTTAGAACCTGGTAAGAAGGCATTAAATGGGCACAAGCATGGCTAGGTGAATGTGCATTCCTGCCCAGTTAAGTAACAGAGACTGAACTTGTCTTTGGGAAGGGCGGGTCTTGGTTTTTAAGTAAGCCGCAAAAGTGGCTGAACAGGTTAGATGGCTGCAGAGCGtgcaaaagaggaggctgagccaAAAGGTGCTGCTGCGTGGGTAATCCTCCAGTCATCCTGGGTGGAGCAGCTTCCCTCACCTCCCTGAATCCAGCCTGCCCGTACACATCAAAGTTACTTTTGTCTGTTTGGTTGGCCCTCTTTGCCACCAAGAAATTGTGCCTTGAGCTCCAGCAGACTCAGCCTAAGAATGAATTGGTGCTCCTTAGTTTGGTAGGGCTCCATAGCTATGTAGCTACAAGGCACATCACTTAATGTACTGGGTTGTATACCAAAACTAATGTGCATACCTTGGTAGGCTCACGTGCTCTAGCGAACAAGAATTAACTGTCCATTAGGTGGTTATAATAGGGGGTGCTTCTGAAAGCCCAAAAGTCTCACAGTCTGATCAGGCTTGCAAGGGGGTTCTTTGCCAGTGAACAATTCAGTACCAGTGGCTACTAGTTTATTTTCCTGGCCATATAAGTACCTCTTTAATCTTCCTTGCACTCTACCAATATGGAACTTGCCAAAATTCCAAATTATTTTTGAAAACTAATTTTTAACAGGCACGTTTCAAGCTATCATTTCCTTACATAGAAAACACTTCTATGTAGGAAAATGAGCAAGCATGAAAGACCAAAGAAAGAATTGCCGCCAGGTCCCCCTCCATACACATTTACGTAAATAATTGTTTCTATACTAAATGCATGTAACTTGCTGCATCTACACATGAGTGGATGATTACCAAGTGCAGGCTTATCACTCTATATGTATGGTCAgttttttttattgtatatagccaaaggcctttataATGGATAacagagaataaaaggaaaacttTCCTCTAAAATCATACATGTGGGTTTGATATATTTTTCCATTTGGAGGAACTTTCTAAATAGAAAATTGCagtgttaggaacataggaatctgccttagacTGAACCAAGACCATTGATCCCTCTAGTTCATGTCTAGTTTAGACCTGGGACCCATTTTTAGTTCAAACATGCTTTTGGACATAAGCATCTTAATTTTTTACCACATATTTATAAGGTTGTGATGTAGTTGTTGTGCCCACCTTAAGTCATGTTGATCTGGTAGTAGATCTGGCCCATTTTTGAAGATATaatggtctacactgaccagctgctctccaaggtttTGGACAGGGATCTTTACCAGCCCAGTCTGtggatggcagggattgaacctggcactttTACATGCAAAACGTGCTGCTACTCAGTAATGGCCCTTTCCTAAGTTGTGCATGTTAAGTGAAATACATTCAAActggtttaaaaaaaatacaggaagGGTTTAGTGAATTTACATTTTCAGTTTCTGTCTCCTTAATGTATTTCTCATATTGGACTGTTGGGAGAAGGGACATCTTTACTAGATCAGATCCCCACTAAATTTGGCTCACTGTCCCATGCCTTTCTAATGTTGCTTTATTTTCCTTGCCTTTCTTTATTAGGATCTTCTGGGATGGTCAAGGAAGGATCTTCACAGCGAGTTTGGCTTTGTAGAAGTTGATCGGTCTGCTACCTTTGGCATGGGTTGGGCTGCTGGTGTTGGCAAGGTAGTTTGGCCTGGTGAGACAGAGCAGGATCGAGAATTTGGCACTGGCCCACAGGAGTGGCTGAGCTCGTACAGTGATGCCAAAAGGCAGGATATGGAATTTGGTTCCAGCCAGAAAGTCTGGACCAGAGGAACACCATTGCAGGACAGTTCTAATCCAGGGCAAGAAGATTGGATCACTGCCTATGGCAGCAGCTGTGGTGACCAGAAGATTGAGGAGCCAGATTGGAGCAGCACATATAGCATCAGCACTGCTGAGTGTCAGGACCGAGAGCCATACGTGAGAAAACCAGGCTGGCCCAGACTCTGCAGTAATGAAGATGATCAGGAGAGCAGCAAGTCTGCTGCTGAGAAAATGGGTTGGAGCAGCCCCTATCATGTTGGTGCTACTGAAAGAACTGACTGGCCCAATAAATACAGTGAAGAAAAGGATAGCTGTCCAGAATTGGAGGTTAACACAAAATCATCAGATGCGTTTAGCAAATATGGTACTCACAGCCACCAGGATGCAGAGCTCAGTGCCAGGCATTTAGAGGGGCCCAGTGATCACAGTGCTGTCAATGTTGGCTCTCAGGATGCCACATCCAGTGCCAGCCAGTCAGGCTGGCCTAGTGATTCCAATGTTGACAGCAGGGCTAGCCCAGTGCAGTCAGAGTCCCATGCCAACCAGGTGGAGCAACCTAGTGAATATAGTGCCAATCATCCAGAATCCCAGGTTAGCATCCAACAGCGACTACGACCCAATACATATGGCTTTGATGATGGCAGCTGCCAGGAGTCTGAACTGAGTGTCAAACAGTCTGATTGGCCCAGCAGATATGTCATGGGTATTCCCCAAAGCCATGATGGTGTGTTCAGTGCTGAAAAACCAGATGGAGCCAGTGAGTATGATGATAATCAAACACGCTGGGAAAGAGAACTCAGTATTTCAAGCAGAAGCAGCACCACTGAATTTGAGGCTGGTGATCTGGAGTACTGTGCCCGGAAGCCAGTCTGGGCTGATGATTACAATCTTAGGGAATCTGATCTACAAGATAGTGATTTCCCCATTGCCACAAGAGAATGGGTCAGAGACACTGATGTCTCAGCAACTAAACAAAATAACCAGTTAGGTGCTATAGGGAAGGACCGAGCTGGTAGTTTTGGTCCAATAGAGTTACCAAGTCTAAGTGTGACCGTGGATTTGGAGGAGACAGCTGGCAGCCTGGTAGGTCAGTCTGGAGACTTAATAGCAGTTGCTATGGATGAGCCTAGAGGAGTTGGAGAGGGGCAGCCTGAGTGGACTCAAGATCTTGGCCTCAGAGGCATGGATCTCTCAAAAGACTTGAAAGTTGGGAGCCCAGATGCATCTGAAAAACCTACAGAGAAGCAGCTTCATTGGTTTCCTTCCTTGGGTCTGGAAACCTTGTCTGCTTCATCAGATGTAAGGACTGTGAATCCAGAGGAGACCAGAGAGCCTGGTGTGGGACAAGCAGATTTGGCCTACAGATCTGGCACTGAAAGCATGGAACTGTCTGATTTGAGGCCCAAGGCTTTGGATGGGGCTGAGGAAGTAGATCTAATACAGATGGACTGGACTGGTGCAACTGGGATAAAGCATAAGGACAGCAGCTATCAGTTTGGAGCGACACCTTTGGATGGTGATGAGATGGAGCATCCAAGAGCAGCTGGAGTCTCTGGAGAAAGGTAAAGGCTGTATCCTAATGTATTATAAGAAGGTTCAGATGTTTTCATGCTTCAGTTCACTTGGCCTCCAACAGGTGATgctgtgcagtgcagtgcagtgcagtgtgaCAGCAGACCTATGAGAGCTATCACAGTggtattggaggaggaggaggagatgaaggCAGGTGGGTAGGTTGCCCAGGCGATCCACAGAGGAATTGCCAGGACATCTTCCCAGCAGctgtcctgctgctgccgccacatcCATTGCTATTCACCTCACACCAGTGATGCCATTTCAGCCTCAGCAGTGTCAGACAACAAGGGAAGTGAAGCAGGTGATCTGCCCAAGTGAGTTCATAGAGGAACAGTCGGGACCCCTTGAGCAGCTCCCAAGCATCTGTTGTGCTCTAtgcttcccctccttcttgcttTGTACCACTGAGGCTTATACTGCATCATTAATGTGggtcagatggggggggggttggtgagTGAAGCAAGTGATGGCACAGCCCCATGTCTCTTAAGAAAGTTAGAATGGAAGTGGAAGGCTAAATGAATACAAGTGGACAATGGAATTGAAGTactgattttgtttttgtattcattTCCTTTTGTAAATTCATTTTGTGAAGTCAAAAGCACAGTTGCACACTTTTAATCAGTTTGCAACCATTCCCTTTCATCCCTCCATGTTACCCATTGTTAGTACAGCCAGTACCACATATTACTTTGTGTCTATGGTGCACAGCTGCTGAGGTAGGCCTTACAGCTACCTCTTGAAGCCAGAAATCTGTGGGAACCAGGATAGGCA
The nucleotide sequence above comes from Podarcis raffonei isolate rPodRaf1 chromosome 1, rPodRaf1.pri, whole genome shotgun sequence. Encoded proteins:
- the TNKS1BP1 gene encoding 182 kDa tankyrase-1-binding protein isoform X3; this encodes MSGRRSPSLVREPTQKPPPAGRAVHFRPHPEGLTFMLNSESQPGDVMDSNPQSLCTPFPCTAANGRRGPKQLASSPEIGDARPKPPVKPKPCVLPKPAMPVKPVPGQRQALSEVPSAEKINLLAGPKPYSGGAGNAVKRLSFGLKTSPREATNGKEVLYPFSTTAKPAGDGEGTGSANKSSAVEGATGEECGESSSVRKGAVPFKVIPVPVAAKPERFPGTTVEEILAKMEKPNKEGASSPDRPRLVRSFFSQDSSTAVHLGPKGYAAFRRYSSGEGGETESEGPACRASCEVEDSILSRNKEEITSSNGQHLPESELPARATERNLDLLSKDSSSQPSMSCDGGQPGYSSLLSPPGVSLPKTYQLLTKLSSRVTPGSPDAPAESAQSSESPHFPADVPSAEAQLPPGSPDAPTEPLRSPVKVSLGHAQAPGSPLALSDPCPPGSPSGFLGHSLSSGLGDLSARCAGPSASLTHPPAEHSLAPPCGLRGVSESPGSPSTPSEYLASSDKPPGSPSHAQASPLLSRDKDSLDNQAPTLPFKGKDPQLSQLVLRRASEGVLQPRGKKMDKEELGGSLAVLPRGGDPALEQAAGGESNWSLSQSFEWSFPNRALEFGGRRLGSPPRSPIAEADDTGLLEAELDRESLSPKGSYKERGSEGQRGEETEAYGSLFCHSNSRSSPGIRRKAEDQLESPSALEISAPGGPSTLREPISPKLKGPIAAAEVGCQEEHDGFLPFVPTPEEGALRAMEPLPSVEQAAPPAEPCILFSEDVQVRTAASCQEDDGAVGLAREGKLGVADPERRADPDPGSHWLDELLASPPPSADDIKKRSTPKSEDPTGPEDLLGWSRKDLHSEFGFVEVDRSATFGMGWAAGVGKVVWPGETEQDREFGTGPQEWLSSYSDAKRQDMEFGSSQKVWTRGTPLQDSSNPGQEDWITAYGSSCGDQKIEEPDWSSTYSISTAECQDREPYVRKPGWPRLCSNEDDQESSKSAAEKMGWSSPYHVGATERTDWPNKYSEEKDSCPELEVNTKSSDAFSKYGTHSHQDAELSARHLEGPSDHSAVNVGSQDATSSASQSGWPSDSNVDSRASPVQSESHANQVEQPSEYSANHPESQVSIQQRLRPNTYGFDDGSCQESELSVKQSDWPSRYVMGIPQSHDGVFSAEKPDGASEYDDNQTRWERELSISSRSSTTEFEAGDLEYCARKPVWADDYNLRESDLQDSDFPIATREWVRDTDVSATKQNNQLGAIGKDRAGSFGPIELPSLSVTVDLEETAGSLVGQSGDLIAVAMDEPRGVGEGQPEWTQDLGLRGMDLSKDLKVGSPDASEKPTEKQLHWFPSLGLETLSASSDVRTVNPEETREPGVGQADLAYRSGTESMELSDLRPKALDGAEEVDLIQMDWTGATGIKHKDSSYQFGATPLDGDEMEHPRAAGVSGESRKFRSERLSSPSCLQEDMVSNSAVKEVAQQKRPASFHSCHSEEERILRSLRNNQGAFAERAEGLPFSAKEDGKALSAADGGDSQLDSGNGSQLPVDLRVLNHPEQNGSQAAQPISQKAPALEGAIAPEGENFIFLEDTEVLDNTVYRDRVNLGRKRGHRAPATRSGGALSENDGDNWMFRDSTEPRIVSAVSDEEAPEEPRSRKSRTSPLSKGVKVPLFPGLNPSALKAKLRGRNRSAEEGDPQSEAKETHVQRSKSCKIANITGKPLVLPPKPEKSSGSETSSPNWLQVLKLKKKKS
- the TNKS1BP1 gene encoding 182 kDa tankyrase-1-binding protein isoform X2, encoding MSGRRSPSLVREPTQKPPPAGRAVHFRPHPEGLTFMLNSESQPGDVMDSNPQSLCTPFPCTAANGRRGPKQLASSPEIGDARPKPPVKPKPCVLPKPAMPVKPVPGQRQALSEVPSAEKINLLAGPKPYSGGAGNAVKRLSFGLKTSPREATNGKEVLYPFSTTAKPAGDGEGTGSANKSSAVEGATGEECGESSSVRKGAVPFKVIPVPVAAKPERFPGTTVEEILAKMEKPNKEGASSPDRPRLVRSFFSQDSSTAVHLGPKGYAAFRRYSSGEGGETESEGPACRASCEVEDSILSRNKEEITSSNGQHLPESELPARATERNLDLLSKDSSSSQPSMSCDGGQPGYSSLLSPPGVSLPKTYQLLTKLSSRVTPGSPDAPAESAQSSESPHFPADVPSAEAQLPPGSPDAPTEPLRSPVKVSLGHAQAPGSPLALSDPCPPGSPSGFLGHSLSSGLGDLSARCAGPSASLTHPPAEHSLAPPCGLRGVSESPGSPSTPSEYLASSDKPPGSPSHAQASPLLSRDKDSLDNQAPTLPFKGKDPQLSQLVLRRASEGVLQPRGKKMDKEELGGSLAVLPRGGDPALEQAAGGESNWSLSQSFEWSFPNRALEFGGRRLGSPPRSPIAEADDTGLLEAELDRESLSPKGSYKERGSEGQRGEETEAYGSLFCHSNSRSSPGIRRKAEDQLESPSALEISAPGGPSTLREPISPKLKGPIAAAEVGCQEEHDGFLPFVPTPEEGALRAMEPLPSVEQAAPPAEPCILFSEDVQVRTAASCQEDDGAVGLAREGKLGVADPERRADPDPGSHWLDELLASPPPSADDIKKRSTPKSEDPTGPEDLLGWSRKDLHSEFGFVEVDRSATFGMGWAAGVGKVVWPGETEQDREFGTGPQEWLSSYSDAKRQDMEFGSSQKVWTRGTPLQDSSNPGQEDWITAYGSSCGDQKIEEPDWSSTYSISTAECQDREPYVRKPGWPRLCSNEDDQESSKSAAEKMGWSSPYHVGATERTDWPNKYSEEKDSCPELEVNTKSSDAFSKYGTHSHQDAELSARHLEGPSDHSAVNVGSQDATSSASQSGWPSDSNVDSRASPVQSESHANQVEQPSEYSANHPESQVSIQQRLRPNTYGFDDGSCQESELSVKQSDWPSRYVMGIPQSHDGVFSAEKPDGASEYDDNQTRWERELSISSRSSTTEFEAGDLEYCARKPVWADDYNLRESDLQDSDFPIATREWVRDTDVSATKQNNQLGAIGKDRAGSFGPIELPSLSVTVDLEETAGSLVGQSGDLIAVAMDEPRGVGEGQPEWTQDLGLRGMDLSKDLKVGSPDASEKPTEKQLHWFPSLGLETLSASSDVRTVNPEETREPGVGQADLAYRSGTESMELSDLRPKALDGAEEVDLIQMDWTGATGIKHKDSSYQFGATPLDGDEMEHPRAAGVSGERKFRSERLSSPSCLQEDMVSNSAVKEVAQQKRPASFHSCHSEEERILRSLRNNQGAFAERAEGLPFSAKEDGKALSAADGGDSQLDSGNGSQLPVDLRVLNHPEQNGSQAAQPISQKAPALEGAIAPEGENFIFLEDTEVLDNTVYRDRVNLGRKRGHRAPATRSGGALSENDGDNWMFRDSTEPRIVSAVSDEEAPEEPRSRKSRTSPLSKGVKVPLFPGLNPSALKAKLRGRNRSAEEGDPQSEAKETHVQRSKSCKIANITGKPLVLPPKPEKSSGSETSSPNWLQVLKLKKKKS